One window of the Oxyura jamaicensis isolate SHBP4307 breed ruddy duck unplaced genomic scaffold, BPBGC_Ojam_1.0 oxyUn_random_OJ72397, whole genome shotgun sequence genome contains the following:
- the APOA2 gene encoding apolipoprotein A-II has product MKLPVAVLLLLCACSLQAAMTKREVEPEPGAEAAPDATIPLSRHFQTLSDFVTKELPQKLQAEELRSQAKAYLEQANQQLTPLAQELRSNVLNFFSSLLELGKSKEQA; this is encoded by the exons ATGAAGCTGCCGGTGGCCgtgttgctgctgctctgcgcCTGCAGCCTCCAGGCCGCCATGACGAAACGCGAGGTTGAGCCTGAGCCCGGGGCCGAGGCCGCCCCGGACGCCACCATCCCCCTGAGCCGCCACTTCCAGACCTTGTCCGACTTTGTCACCAAGGAGCTGCCCCAGAAGCTGCAGGCGGAGGAGCTGCGGAGCCAGGCCAA GGCGTATTTGGAGCAGGCCAACCAGCAACTGACGCCGCTGGCCCAGGAGCTGCGCAGCAACGTCCTCAActtcttctcctctctgctggagctgggcaagAGCAAGGAGCAGGCCTGA